gtgttttaataagagtgatgggaaattttattttttaagttattaattttttggcaCACATATCCTacaatttgtataatgacacgtggtgtccCACTTTGTGTACTGGTCACACTGAAAATCTCtcaagggtgagagagagagaaaggcacTATGTGTCAAGTTTCTGAtgccttgtgcctttatttatattatttatactaataagAAGAGACAAGTTGTACAATGAAATATCTTCTAGATCTCATAAGATCCTCATACATAATCTAATAAGATTTACATAATCATACTCCTAATGAAAGGACTGCAACAaggatatatttatattaaaaaatgaaaaataaattagtatCGAACTTTGGTTTActaatatttctcttcacttataaagaGAAATCTCAAGTTCAAATATCGTGCGATTTTGATAACAAATCTTTATTTAAGGATTTTAATTGTCAACAAACTTGTGCTATACTATTTTTCAACCAATTGTTTTACTGTTACTGTGACACATCATTGAATCTGAGTTCTATGTGCATAGGAGTTCTGTAGCTCTGTAGATGGGAGGACCCAATTTGTGATGCTCAAGTCTTGTCGAAAGATTCTTATGAGAACATCAGTTGTTTTTGACATTGTGAATTGCACTTGCAGTGCTAATCTTATCTTTCCTAGACTCTCACTCGTGacattttccttcttatttggGTTCTATTTATCACATAACTGAAGTGCTACATGTATCACAAAAGGTGGGGCCCCATATTTATCAAGGGTTTGAGATTCAGAGCATTGTGTCACAAAATGGTGGTTGGAATTGacataactttttattttgatttctaAGATTTAAAATAATAGAGATtttccttgagattgtccactatcAATCATCTTAGTCACTATATCGCCTACTCCTTGTATTGTATGTTAAtgtcgttttttttttgtcgaataaTGTATATAATATCTTCTAAGTTGATAACATCCACccgtttaatttaattaaaatttgcgTACACACTTAACCATTGAATTTCTCGAGCAATTTTATGGATATTTTGTTGAGCAGTAACGGTAATGCTGGCAAGcaattttctttccaaaatcgTAGTGAACACAATGCAATTTGAGTATCTAGACATTGGGTACAcaagaacaaaagaagtgatGCCAGCCTGGCTTGGAGAGGAGAACTCACTCATATGCGTAGTCTGTTCAACTGCCCTGATAAGTCGCACACTGGATCAAGTatatccattggtttagcctggtcAAGAAAATTAGTCTCGACACCCTTTTCCTTGAGGGAGGCTTGATATAGATCCaccagatgttttggggtacTACAAGTACGCGTCTAatgcccattgccaccacaTCTATGGCAGGCTCCTTCAGAGTTCCTGAGAGTATTGTTCATGTGAGCTTTGCCTTTATGGCGATTCACATTTTTAAAGCTCGAGCCTGAATTTTGCCTTGTAACCTGGTTGTGAGACTAACCACCATGGTTCTTGCTTTTCCTGTTCCATTGACCTCGCTTGTGGCCATATCCTTGTTTATGATTATCGCCACTAGAGGATGTTGCATTCACTTCGAGGGAAGCAGCACTCACTTCTGGGAATGGTGCAGATCCAGTAGGTTGGGactgatgatttttcattaggAGCTCATTGTTTTGTTTAGCTACCAAAAACACAGATATTAGCTGGTTGTATTTAGTGAAGCCTCGTGCTCTATACTATTATTGCAGGAGCAAATTAGAGGCAAGAAATGTGttgaaagtcttttccagcaaATCTTCCTCATTAATAGTATCCCCACAGAGTTTCATCTGAGATGTAATTCTGAACAATGCAGAATTGTACTTTGCCACTgacttgaaatcctggatccttaggtAAGTCCACTCATAGCGAGCCCTTGGAAGAATCACtgttgtctggtgattgtattTGTTTCTCAATGCCTTCCAAATggctaacggatcttcaaccATTAAGTACTCGCTCTTTAGTCCCTCATCAAGATGGCAACGAATAAAGATCATAGCCTTCGCCAGATCTTGAGAAGATGAGTTGTTCTCTTCTCggatggtatctccaagattccttgcttccagatggatcttgaGTACCCaagtaaggtaattcttcccagtaatgtccagggcagcaaaatcaagcttcgccaagttcgccattttcttttctgaaagaaaatgagatgtgtaagaacttgcaataatatgtattatTGGAGGAATATAGTGTTAGAACTTTTGGTTCTTACAAacttttttcattttgatcttcaggctaaaatgataagtactcgaaacttcaggctAGAGATTTTCAAGATGAATGAAgagggcgattgtaccgcaccattctcattgaaataatataatataagatGGGCGATTATTCTGCACCACTCTAGTAGCAGGAAAATTTTAAATACGCATAGCAAGGTGGGCGATTATatcgcaccacctaaaattgcaatgaaattaaacagcaagcaaatttaaatatgcagggtAGGGTGGGCGACTATACcccaccacctaaaattgcagtaaaattagattTGCAATTcaag
This is a stretch of genomic DNA from Malus domestica chromosome 02, GDT2T_hap1. It encodes these proteins:
- the LOC139191368 gene encoding uncharacterized protein, whose protein sequence is MANLAKLDFAALDITGKNYLTWVLKIHLEARNLGDTIREENNSSSQDLAKAMIFIRCHLDEGLKSEYLMVEDPLAIWKALRNKYNHQTTVILPRARYEWTYLRIQDFKSVAKYNSALFRITSQMKLCGDTINEEDLLEKTFNTFLASNLLLQ